From the genome of Proteus vulgaris, one region includes:
- the atpG gene encoding F0F1 ATP synthase subunit gamma: protein MAGAKEIRSKIASVQNTQKITKAMEMVAASKMRKTQERMAASRPYAETMRSVIGHLALGNLEYKHPYLEEREVKRVGYLVVSTDRGLCGGLNINLFKKLLADMKEWSEKGVQVDLALVGSKAASFFGSVGGNVVGQVTGMGDDPKLSDLIGPVNIMLQAYDEGRLDKLYVVANKFINTMAQEPKILQVLPLPPGDDEELKEKSWDYLYEPDPKALLDTLLRRYIESQVYQSVVENLASEQAARMVAMKAATDNGGNLIKELQLVYNKARQASITQELTEIVSGAAAV from the coding sequence ATGGCCGGCGCAAAAGAGATACGTTCGAAGATCGCCAGTGTGCAAAACACACAGAAGATCACTAAAGCGATGGAGATGGTCGCCGCGTCGAAAATGCGTAAAACGCAGGAACGCATGGCAGCCAGCCGTCCTTATGCAGAAACCATGCGCAGTGTGATTGGTCACCTTGCGTTAGGGAATCTGGAATACAAACATCCATACCTCGAAGAGCGTGAAGTTAAACGTGTCGGGTACCTGGTTGTTTCGACCGACCGTGGTTTGTGTGGTGGTTTGAACATTAACTTGTTCAAAAAACTGCTGGCAGACATGAAAGAGTGGTCTGAAAAAGGTGTACAGGTAGATTTAGCTCTAGTGGGTTCTAAAGCAGCTTCATTCTTCGGCTCTGTGGGCGGAAATGTTGTTGGTCAGGTAACCGGCATGGGCGATGATCCAAAACTGTCAGACCTTATCGGTCCAGTCAATATCATGTTGCAGGCTTATGACGAAGGTCGTTTAGATAAACTGTATGTGGTGGCAAATAAGTTCATCAATACCATGGCTCAAGAGCCTAAAATTCTTCAGGTTTTACCATTACCACCAGGTGATGATGAAGAGCTGAAAGAAAAATCTTGGGATTATCTGTACGAACCTGATCCTAAGGCGTTACTGGATACTTTACTGCGTCGTTATATCGAATCGCAGGTTTACCAGAGCGTCGTAGAGAACTTAGCGAGTGAGCAGGCCGCCCGAATGGTCGCGATGAAAGCCGCTACAGATAACGGTGGTAACCTGATTAAAGAGCTGCAATTGGTGTACAACAAAGCACGCCAAGCAAGCATTACTCAGGAACTTACAGAAATTGTGTCTGGTGCAGCCGCGGTATAA